In Triticum aestivum cultivar Chinese Spring chromosome 5B, IWGSC CS RefSeq v2.1, whole genome shotgun sequence, the following proteins share a genomic window:
- the LOC123112130 gene encoding membrane-embedded CAAX protease MroQ, with protein MASTSSSPLSLVLLRPLPCRSLLLFKHRKPFPTPRTGRLAASAAAGAQQRLLRPPESGQWSRSSRSGRDFACLSYNNPPPPSNKDSNEWPILRRWDVPWEWQTVVLSMVGCGVSFALTGLVEQSILQYVGFSAAGATIDEKAEILFLGQLSVTAVVLGVIFSITNTFRPFPDDVFRYDVKEPFKLQNGWLLWAGIGLFGAVISIALVGAAMTYLNGAPPEREKDSLVLLLPLIGSSTLSTAYLVGITGVLAPILEETVFRGFLMVSLTKWFPTPVCVILSAAVFAFAHLTPDQFPQLFVLGVALGFTYAQTRNLLAPITIHAFWNSGVILLLTFLQLQGYDIKELLGAS; from the exons ATGGCCTCCACGTCGTCGTCTCCGCTCTCTCTTGTCCTCCTCCGGCCGCTCCCATGCAGATCCCTCCTCCTCTTCAAGCACAGGAAGCCATTTCCCACCCCAAGAACTGGCCGCCTAGCAGCTTCAGCAGCAGCAGGAGCTCAGCAGCGGTTGCTGCGGCCGCCGGAGTCCGGCCAGTGGAGCAGGAGCTCGAGGAGCGGCAGAGACTTCGCGTGCTTATCCTACAACAATCCGCCCCCGCCTTCCAATAAG GATTCGAACGAGTGGCCCATCCTTCGCCGGTGGGATGTGCCATGGGAGTGGCAAACTGTTGTGCTCAGCATGGTGGGCTGTGGAGTAAG CTTTGCTCTGACAGGATTGGTTGAGCAGTCGATACTGCAATATGTAGGGTTTTCAGCCGCGGGGGCAACTATAGATGAGAAGGCAGAAATACTGTTCCTCGGACAACT TAGCGTGACTGCTGTTGTGCTTGGTGTTATATTTAGCATCACCAATACCTTCCGACCATTCCCTGATGATGTCTTCCGTTACG ATGTCAAAGAACCATTCAAGCTGCAAAATGGCTGGCTTCTATGGGCTGGTATTGGCCTCTTTGGTGCAGTCATTTCCATTGCTTTAGTTGGAGCTGCCATGACCTATCTGAATGGTGCGCCTCCAGAGAGAGAG AAGGACTCACTGGTCCTTTTACTGCCACTAATTGGCTCATCAACTCTCAG CACTGCCTATTTGGTGGGGATTACTGGAGTTCTAGCACCAATTCTGGAGGAGACTGTGTTCCGAGGATTTCTAATGGTGTCCTTGACTAAGTG GTTTCCTACTCCAGTTTGCGTGATTCTCAGTGCTGCTGTATTTGCCTTCGCCCATTTGACACCTGATCAATTCCCACAACTGTTTGTACTTG GTGTTGCACTGGGGTTTACGTATGCTCAAACTCGCAATCTTCTAGCTCCTATTACAATACATGCATTTTGGAACTCGGGAGTTATACTACTGCTAACCTTTCTTCAG TTGCAAGGGTATGATATCAAGGAGCTATTGGGGGCGTCTTGA
- the LOC123112128 gene encoding activating signal cointegrator 1, whose product MAASASTSGEWLKGALQELRGRTGSALELDDGLISGLVSFCELAPPPDAADYLANIVGAEAAQDLIQEYLQRRGYIDPSKGAGSSQSSNLQPYLKPSADAATAQTKKQTRTQKDPASSSSQSSKSQSDAADTHAASKRGPKKKGGKAISLAEAAKGSIVFKQGKPCSCQARLHNLVSNCLSCGKIVCEQEGEGPCSFCGSLVLMEGSTYAGLSDVGVPLSDTEVAAEAYAKRLVDYDRNSAARTKVYDDQSDYFEMEGNSWLSSKEKTNLKKVHDEAQDAAEKQKGKVTVTFDLVGRKVILNKDEAAESESDQGIMRPLEQKHQVQRIQPSPSIREQPVFVETGPVKPRTDRVKQSKKLGKNGLCLEVTGRVQHDDKDPQSFLGGKMKKGDHLAYSSSGEVREGDDYECSLDFD is encoded by the exons atggcggcatcGGCGAGCACGTCCGGCGAGTGGCTGAAGGGCGCCCTGCAGGAACTGAGGGGCCGCACGGGgagcgccctggagctcgacgacgGCCTCATCTCCGGCCTCGTCTCCTTCTGCGAGCTCGCGCCTCCGCCCGACGCGGCCGACTACCTCGCG AATATTGTTGGAGCAGAAGCTGCGCAGGACCTCATTCAGGAGTACTTGCAGAGGAGGGGCTACATTGACCCCTCAAAAGGAGCTGGAAGCTCGCAGTCGTCTAATCTTCAGCCTTATTTGAAGCCATCTGCTGATGCAGCAACTGCCCAAACAAAGAAACAGACACGTACACAAAAAGATCCAGCATCTTCTTCTAGTCAGAGTTCCAAGAGTCAATCAGATGCTGCTGACACCCATGCTGCCTCCAAGAGAGGTCCAAAAAAGAAGGGAGGAAAGGCCATCTCCCTTGCTGAGGCAGCAAAGGGCTCTATTGTCTTCAAGCAGGGGAAACCTTGTTCATGCCAAGCACGGCTGCACAATCTTGTTAGCAACTGTTTATCATGTGGAAAAATTGTGTGTGAACAAGAGGGCGAGGGACCATGTAGTTTCTGTGGCTCACTTGTCTTGATGGAAGGTAGTACATATGCGGGTTTAAGTGATGTTGGAGTTCCTCTTTCGGACACAGAAGTTGCAGCTGAAGCTTATGCAAAGAGGCTTGTTGACTATGACAGAAACTCTGCGGCAAGAACTAAAGTTTATGATGACCAAAGTGACTATTTTGAAATGGAAGGAAATAGCTGGCTCTCATCTAAG GAAAAGACAAACCTAAAGAAGGTGCACGACGAAGCTCAGGATGCAGCTGAAAAACAAAAGGGGAAAGTGACGGTCACATTTGATTTGGTGGGCCGTAAG GTAATTTTGAACAAGGACGAAGCCGCAGAGTCGGAATCTGACCAAGGGATCATGAGACCACTAGAACAGAAGCATCAGGTTCAACGCATACAGCCCAGCCCCTCGATCAGAGAGCAACCAGTCTTCGTTGAAACAGGACCTGTGAAGCCGAGAACCGACAGGGTAAAACAGAGCAAGAAACTCGGAAAGAATGGCTTGTGCCTGGAGGTAACCGGAAGGGTGCAGCATGATGACAAGGATCCCCAGAGCTTTCTTGGTGGCAAGATGAAGAAGGGTGATCATCTCGCGTACAGTTCCTCCGGTGAAGTTCGTGAAGGTGATGACTACGAGTGCTCCCTTGATTTTGATTGA